From Juglans regia cultivar Chandler chromosome 8, Walnut 2.0, whole genome shotgun sequence, the proteins below share one genomic window:
- the LOC118349189 gene encoding uncharacterized protein LOC118349189 produces the protein MYKPKVVVLAEPFLRDEVLDDVKRMLGFDYGFSNGDWDGKLWIFWMNDVDVNVVSCGSQHVTVIVSTGLLKCKASFVYAKCTYVQQRELWADLEKESNGIEPWIITGDFNIIASDVERRGGRSRSLLAMEEFNSWIHSCGLLELKFWGKSFSWCNGQAGRSRSWARLDRSLVTPNFVQAFLDSFMRYLSRTSSDHAPMVISMVNNVAYYGPSPFRFQQMWVDHVDFFRCVREVWDQPVVGTGLIKLAVKLKKLKTVLKGWNKDGQVGILSSWRIE, from the coding sequence aTGTATAAGCCGAAAGTTGTTGTGTTAGCAGAGCCATTTCTACGTGATGAAGTATTGGATGACGTAAAAAGGATGTTGGGTTTTGATTATGGTTTCTCGAATGGGGATTGGGATGGTAAATTGTGGATATTTTGGATGAATGATGTAGATGTGAATGTGGTGAGCTGCGGTTCTCAACATGTTACAGTTATTGTGTCTACTGGTCTGTTGAAATGTAAAGCTTCCTTTGTCTATGCTAAGTGTACGTATGTTCAACAGCGGGAGCTGTGGGCTGATCTTGAAAAGGAGAGTAACGGTATTGAACCTTGGATAATAacaggggattttaatattattgcttCTGATGTGGAAAGAAGAGGTGGTCGTTCACGTTCCTTGTTGGCGATGGAGGAGTTCAACTCTTGGATTCATTCTTGTGGATTACTGGAGTTAAAATTCTGGGGTAAaagtttctcttggtgtaatgggcaggcTGGGCGTTCTCGTAGCTGGGCTCGGTTGGATCGTTCGTTGGTTACACCGAATTTTGTTCAAGCATTTCTGGACTCTTTCATGAGGTATTTGTCTCGTACGTCGTCAGACCATGCGCCTATGGTTATCTCCATGGTAAATAATGTTGCATATTATGGTCCATCTCCATTCCGATTTCAacagatgtgggtggatcatgtggatttttttagaTGCGTCCGAGAGGTCTGGGATCAACCGGTGGTTGGTACTGGCCTCATCAAGCTTGCGgtgaaattaaagaaattgaagaCTGTGCTGAAAGGATGGAATAAGGATGGACAAGTGGGCATATTAAGCAGTTGGAGGATCGAATAG